A part of Amycolatopsis lurida genomic DNA contains:
- a CDS encoding dihydrofolate reductase family protein — MGRLFLHTNVSLDGYIADAAGDIDWRFADDEFQGHIDELLESIDGMAFGRKAYEELAGYWPTAGDEVSATQRRRMHELPKYVLSRTLRATDWHNAHVIEDAPALAGLDGDIALFAGGGAATSAAGLGLLDEVRLVVNPVLLGGGTRLFDGEYAKTALTLVDDRRFASGALLLTYAVAR, encoded by the coding sequence ATGGGGCGTCTCTTCCTGCACACCAACGTTTCGCTCGACGGCTACATCGCCGACGCCGCAGGCGACATCGACTGGCGGTTCGCCGACGACGAGTTCCAAGGACATATCGACGAGCTGCTGGAGTCGATCGACGGCATGGCCTTCGGCCGCAAGGCCTATGAGGAACTCGCCGGCTATTGGCCGACCGCCGGCGACGAGGTCTCGGCCACGCAACGGCGCCGGATGCACGAACTGCCGAAGTACGTCCTCTCGCGCACGCTCCGGGCCACGGACTGGCACAACGCCCACGTGATCGAAGATGCCCCGGCGCTCGCCGGGCTCGACGGTGACATCGCGCTTTTCGCTGGGGGAGGGGCCGCGACGTCCGCCGCCGGGCTCGGGTTGCTCGACGAGGTGCGGCTCGTGGTGAACCCGGTACTCCTCGGCGGCGGGACGCGGCTGTTCGATGGCGAGTACGCGAAGACGGCGCTCACGCTCGTCGACGACCGGCGGTTCGCTTCGGGCGCGTTGCTGCTCACCTACGCCGTCGCGCGTTAG
- a CDS encoding TetR/AcrR family transcriptional regulator produces the protein MPRTGRPRSFDEDQVIGGALELFWRRGYTATSMRDLKEDLGILPGSLYAAYGDKHALFLRALERYAGGAANQANALAEGPALTHLRELLLGILEAAREAPGRGCLLGNTAAELLPTDEAARKIVHSGFEALEAGITQGLEAAQRSGEVRADVDCGAQARLLLVVMQGLHVVARAETDPRRLTDAVDAALAPLTAK, from the coding sequence ATGCCACGAACCGGACGGCCGCGTTCCTTCGACGAGGACCAAGTGATCGGGGGCGCGCTCGAGCTCTTCTGGCGGCGGGGTTACACGGCCACGTCGATGCGCGACCTGAAAGAGGACCTCGGCATCCTGCCGGGAAGCCTGTACGCCGCATATGGCGACAAGCACGCACTCTTCCTACGCGCTCTGGAACGCTACGCGGGCGGCGCCGCGAACCAGGCGAACGCGCTCGCCGAGGGACCGGCCCTCACGCATCTACGCGAACTTCTGCTCGGCATCCTGGAGGCGGCACGGGAAGCCCCGGGGCGCGGATGCCTGCTGGGCAACACCGCCGCCGAACTGCTTCCCACCGACGAAGCCGCCAGGAAGATCGTCCACAGTGGATTCGAAGCGCTGGAAGCCGGTATCACGCAAGGCCTCGAAGCCGCACAACGCTCCGGCGAGGTCCGCGCGGACGTCGACTGCGGAGCGCAGGCGCGGCTCCTGCTCGTCGTCATGCAAGGACTGCACGTGGTGGCCAGGGCGGAGACGGATCCGCGTCGGCTCACCGACGCGGTCGACGCCGCTTTGGCACCCTTGACCGCGAAGTGA
- a CDS encoding sporulation protein produces MFKRMLSAFGVGGPSVDTVLDSPHAVPGEVITGQVRIQGGSSDAQIEEILLSLVTRVEVEHGDHERAGTAEFLRVSAGRKVKVTAGQLTTVPFRIALPWETPISAVGGRELPGVVVGVRTELVIAGAPDKGDLDPVLVGPLESQDRVLEAFGELGFSFRSADVEAGRLHGVRQELGFFQEIEFFPPSRYAGRVSQVELTFVASPDDLVVVLEADRRGGMFRSSGDSFGRFHVSHEEALRTDWAAAIDGWLAKVTESGGGHAMFGGHQEHYGHDYDHHGHHGHHGRRGPGMGGVVAGAAAGVVGGMILGEVMEDAFGGGDEGFEE; encoded by the coding sequence ATGTTCAAACGGATGCTCAGCGCCTTCGGGGTCGGCGGTCCGTCCGTCGACACCGTGCTCGACTCACCGCACGCCGTTCCCGGCGAGGTGATCACCGGCCAGGTCCGCATCCAGGGCGGTTCGAGTGACGCCCAGATCGAGGAGATCCTGCTTTCGCTGGTCACCAGGGTCGAGGTGGAGCACGGCGACCACGAGCGCGCCGGGACCGCGGAGTTCCTGCGGGTCAGCGCGGGCCGCAAGGTGAAGGTGACGGCGGGACAGCTGACCACGGTGCCGTTCCGGATCGCCCTGCCGTGGGAGACGCCGATCAGCGCGGTCGGCGGACGTGAGCTGCCGGGCGTGGTCGTCGGCGTGCGGACCGAGCTCGTCATCGCCGGCGCGCCGGACAAGGGCGACCTCGACCCGGTGCTGGTCGGGCCGCTGGAATCGCAGGACCGGGTGCTGGAGGCGTTCGGCGAGCTGGGCTTCTCGTTCCGCAGTGCCGACGTCGAAGCCGGGCGGTTGCACGGCGTCCGGCAGGAACTCGGGTTCTTCCAGGAGATCGAGTTCTTCCCGCCGTCGCGCTACGCGGGCCGTGTCAGTCAGGTGGAGCTGACCTTCGTCGCGAGCCCGGACGACCTCGTGGTGGTGCTGGAGGCCGATCGGCGCGGTGGCATGTTCCGCTCCAGTGGCGATTCCTTCGGCCGTTTCCACGTTTCGCACGAGGAGGCCCTGCGCACCGACTGGGCGGCGGCCATCGACGGCTGGCTGGCCAAGGTCACCGAGTCCGGTGGCGGGCACGCCATGTTCGGCGGGCACCAGGAGCACTACGGCCACGACTACGACCACCATGGTCATCACGGGCACCACGGCAGGCGCGGGCCGGGGATGGGCGGCGTGGTCGCCGGTGCCGCGGCGGGCGTGGTCGGCGGCATGATCCTCGGCGAGGTCATGGAGGACGCCTTCGGCGGCGGCGACGAAGGCTTCGAGGAGTGA
- a CDS encoding erythromycin esterase family protein, producing MTQRRKRWGRRGVVAAVVAGALLAPMAGPALAEEGPAPVRSLDRAAHPLRSTEPGRNNADLRALGGMIGGAKVVGLGEATHGSHEFFTMKERVFRYLVEEKGFRAFALELSWSAGLEIDEYVQGGKGDAREIARRTLAGSPWDREEFVSLIRWMREYNRAHPGRTVHFVGDDLGAPSVNDAFFARITDYVRQHHPAELPRLNRLYTGLRPIDDAFVYLRKPLDERLRLATQAEQAYELIKGLRGAEARDWAEQHARFVAQTARFLAVDLADPQGLPTAQILRDRAMAENVAWWQRRTGHRILLSAHNGHVSYVTDNPAMYPKTQGAFLRETLGRDYLPIGFSFDRGSFLSKDKALEGDWKRFSVPAAPSGSNEHTLDQVRFEDFYLDVRTAPPSARAWLDTARPTRTIGTQFPVDLASISLGRSYDVVIHLHDVRQADLRR from the coding sequence ATGACACAGCGCCGGAAACGGTGGGGGAGACGGGGAGTGGTCGCCGCGGTCGTGGCCGGGGCGCTGCTCGCTCCCATGGCGGGCCCGGCTTTGGCGGAGGAGGGCCCGGCCCCGGTGCGCTCGCTGGACCGGGCCGCGCATCCGCTGCGCTCGACCGAACCAGGCCGGAACAACGCCGACCTGCGGGCGCTGGGCGGGATGATCGGGGGTGCGAAGGTGGTCGGCCTCGGCGAGGCGACCCATGGCTCGCACGAGTTCTTCACCATGAAGGAGCGGGTGTTCCGCTATCTCGTCGAGGAAAAGGGCTTCCGGGCCTTCGCGCTGGAGCTGAGCTGGTCCGCGGGCCTGGAGATCGACGAGTACGTCCAGGGCGGCAAGGGCGACGCCCGGGAGATCGCCAGGCGGACGCTGGCCGGTTCCCCGTGGGACCGCGAGGAGTTCGTGAGCCTCATCCGGTGGATGCGCGAGTACAACCGCGCGCACCCCGGCCGCACCGTGCACTTCGTCGGCGACGACCTTGGTGCGCCTTCGGTGAACGACGCGTTCTTCGCCAGGATCACCGACTACGTGCGGCAGCACCACCCGGCGGAGCTGCCCCGGCTGAACCGGCTCTACACGGGCCTGCGCCCGATCGACGACGCGTTCGTGTACCTGCGCAAACCGCTCGACGAGCGGCTGCGGCTCGCCACGCAGGCGGAGCAGGCGTACGAGCTGATCAAGGGCCTGCGCGGTGCGGAAGCCCGAGACTGGGCCGAGCAGCACGCCAGGTTCGTGGCGCAGACAGCCCGGTTCCTCGCCGTCGACCTCGCGGATCCGCAAGGCCTCCCCACGGCGCAGATCCTTCGCGACCGGGCGATGGCGGAGAACGTCGCCTGGTGGCAGCGGCGGACCGGCCATCGGATCCTGCTGTCTGCGCACAACGGCCACGTTTCCTACGTCACCGACAACCCTGCGATGTACCCGAAGACCCAGGGCGCCTTCCTGCGCGAAACGCTGGGCCGGGATTACCTGCCGATCGGCTTCAGCTTCGACCGGGGTTCCTTCTTGTCCAAGGACAAGGCGCTCGAGGGCGACTGGAAGCGCTTCTCCGTTCCCGCCGCGCCGTCCGGCTCGAACGAACACACCCTCGACCAGGTCCGGTTCGAGGACTTCTACCTGGACGTGCGCACCGCGCCGCCGTCCGCGCGGGCCTGGCTGGACACCGCCAGGCCCACCCGCACCATCGGCACGCAGTTCCCCGTCGATCTCGCCTCCATCTCGCTCGGACGGTCCTACGACGTCGTCATCCACCTGCACGACGTCCGCCAGGCCGATCTGAGAAGGTAG
- a CDS encoding carbohydrate-binding protein — protein sequence MDEESKLSRKTVLKAAIAAGVAAPVALIGGPALARTTVANGQAPELTPACDDGDDPTPPQTEGPYFKPNSPQRTSLVTPNTQGTRLTVSGYVFGLGCLPIARVLLDFWQADVNGAYDNVGYTFRGHQFTNDQGAFSLSTIVPGLYPGRTRHIHVKVQAPGRPVLTTQLYFPNEPRNNTDSIFDPRLLMTVRDQPPGKQAAFDFVLNVPQTPTSTTRPTSTTPTTSTSTSNPPGGTTWAAGTGYSAGARVTYSGRGYVCLQAHTAQPGWEPPSTPALWRAE from the coding sequence ATGGACGAAGAAAGCAAGCTCAGCCGGAAGACCGTGCTGAAGGCCGCGATCGCCGCGGGTGTGGCGGCTCCGGTCGCGTTGATCGGCGGTCCCGCCCTCGCGCGCACCACCGTCGCGAACGGCCAGGCACCCGAGCTGACCCCCGCCTGTGACGACGGTGACGACCCGACCCCGCCGCAGACCGAAGGTCCTTACTTCAAGCCGAATTCCCCGCAGCGGACGTCACTCGTCACGCCGAACACGCAAGGGACGAGGCTCACCGTCTCCGGCTACGTCTTCGGTCTCGGGTGTCTTCCGATCGCGCGGGTGCTGCTGGACTTCTGGCAGGCGGACGTCAACGGTGCCTACGACAACGTGGGGTACACCTTCCGCGGTCACCAGTTCACCAACGACCAGGGCGCGTTCTCGCTGAGCACGATCGTGCCCGGCCTGTACCCCGGCCGTACGCGGCACATCCACGTCAAGGTCCAGGCGCCCGGCAGGCCGGTGCTGACGACGCAGCTCTACTTCCCCAACGAGCCGCGCAACAACACCGACTCGATCTTCGACCCTCGGCTGCTGATGACCGTGCGCGATCAGCCTCCCGGCAAACAGGCCGCGTTCGACTTCGTGCTGAACGTGCCGCAGACGCCGACGTCGACCACCCGGCCGACCAGTACGACGCCGACGACGTCGACTTCGACCTCCAACCCGCCCGGCGGGACGACCTGGGCGGCGGGAACCGGCTATTCCGCGGGCGCCCGGGTCACCTACAGCGGTCGCGGTTACGTGTGCTTGCAGGCGCACACGGCCCAGCCTGGCTGGGAGCCGCCGTCCACACCCGCGTTGTGGCGCGCGGAGTGA
- a CDS encoding helix-turn-helix transcriptional regulator, whose amino-acid sequence MRGTTVLPRTPCLEPKAGELPLHRLEVRAPDALPFTVGTFDTIGPMSRAAFPHRHTFYEIVHVTGGTGDHVIDFTRWELGPPQLAVITPGQVHHWDARDLSGFVVLFTDDFLLEHPSDRETLRRLSQQPWRLDERAAEETARLVAELDEEFRCGGQGTDSVLRALMHVLIVRAGRLPGLAEPRPPARAQAVGTEFARLLGRPDLGLWSVGALAERIGVTPGYLTDAVKTATGRTAAQLMREARTREAKRFLRGTDLTVRQVASRVGFADPAYFCRFFRRETGLSPGDYRRTGDAPPEIHHD is encoded by the coding sequence ATGCGCGGAACGACGGTGTTGCCGAGGACGCCTTGCCTCGAACCGAAGGCGGGGGAATTGCCACTGCATCGGCTGGAGGTCCGCGCGCCGGACGCCCTGCCGTTCACGGTCGGCACATTCGACACGATCGGGCCGATGTCGCGGGCGGCGTTCCCGCATCGGCACACCTTTTACGAAATAGTCCATGTCACCGGTGGTACCGGCGACCACGTCATCGATTTCACCCGCTGGGAATTGGGGCCGCCGCAACTCGCGGTCATAACGCCGGGGCAGGTGCACCATTGGGATGCCCGCGATCTCAGCGGATTCGTCGTGTTGTTCACCGACGATTTCCTGCTCGAACATCCGTCGGACCGCGAAACCCTGCGAAGGCTCAGCCAACAACCGTGGCGGCTCGACGAGCGCGCGGCCGAGGAGACGGCGCGGCTGGTCGCCGAACTCGACGAAGAATTCCGGTGCGGCGGTCAGGGTACCGATTCGGTGCTGCGGGCGCTGATGCACGTGCTGATCGTGCGGGCGGGACGCCTCCCGGGATTGGCGGAACCGCGCCCGCCCGCCAGGGCGCAGGCGGTGGGCACGGAATTCGCCCGGCTGCTCGGCAGACCCGATCTCGGGCTCTGGTCGGTGGGCGCGCTCGCGGAGCGAATCGGGGTCACGCCGGGATATCTCACCGACGCGGTGAAAACGGCGACCGGCCGGACGGCGGCGCAACTGATGCGCGAGGCGAGGACAAGGGAGGCGAAACGATTCCTGCGCGGCACGGATCTCACCGTGCGGCAGGTCGCCAGCCGGGTCGGATTCGCGGATCCCGCGTATTTCTGCCGGTTCTTCCGGCGGGAAACGGGGTTGAGCCCCGGTGATTACCGCAGGACCGGCGACGCGCCCCCGGAGATTCACCACGACTGA
- a CDS encoding glycosyltransferase 87 family protein has protein sequence MSPTQSRGRTWWPVGAFAALVLVCAVAWATTGTSHSDLEIYRFGVDTLWNGGDLYGALPLSDAGIPLLFIYPPFAALVLTPLALVPWNGAVLLLFALSLAALGITFYGIVRTLWPSGNRRKALIVASLAITPALFLEPVRQTLGFGQINLVLMGLVAADCLLARGRYRGIGVGLAAAIKLTPMAFLLFFLIRKDFRGALTASGTFVAASAVAFAVAPEASARYWFGGLAGASGISGTSFHTNQTLQAVLARFGVEGAAKPLWIVLTVVLLALVTLTMYRSAVVPALLLNATFALLISPTSWSHHWVWIAPALFTTAAYVVLRRRAVWLAVTGVAATIFVAAPFRYFPAFDRPGQTWTTTQQWLGNCYVVAGLVFVVVAAVVALRKGSRCST, from the coding sequence ATGTCTCCCACCCAGTCGCGCGGTCGGACCTGGTGGCCGGTCGGCGCGTTCGCCGCGTTGGTGCTGGTGTGCGCCGTGGCCTGGGCGACGACGGGCACTTCCCACAGCGACCTCGAAATCTACCGCTTCGGCGTCGACACCCTGTGGAACGGCGGCGACCTCTACGGCGCGTTGCCGCTTTCCGACGCGGGCATCCCCCTGCTGTTCATCTATCCGCCGTTCGCCGCGCTGGTGCTCACCCCGCTGGCGCTGGTGCCCTGGAACGGCGCGGTGCTGCTGCTGTTCGCGCTCAGCCTGGCCGCGCTGGGAATCACCTTCTACGGGATCGTCCGCACCCTGTGGCCGTCCGGGAACCGGCGGAAGGCGCTGATCGTCGCGTCGCTGGCGATCACGCCGGCACTCTTCCTCGAACCGGTCCGCCAGACGCTCGGCTTCGGCCAGATCAACCTGGTGCTGATGGGTCTCGTCGCGGCCGACTGCCTGCTGGCCCGTGGCCGCTACCGGGGCATCGGTGTCGGTCTCGCGGCCGCGATCAAGCTGACGCCCATGGCGTTCCTGTTGTTCTTTCTGATACGCAAGGACTTCCGCGGCGCGCTGACCGCGTCGGGCACGTTCGTGGCCGCCTCCGCCGTCGCGTTCGCGGTCGCCCCGGAGGCTTCCGCGCGCTATTGGTTCGGCGGGCTCGCCGGGGCGTCCGGCATCAGCGGCACCTCGTTCCACACCAACCAGACCCTGCAGGCCGTGCTGGCGCGATTCGGTGTCGAGGGCGCCGCGAAGCCGCTGTGGATCGTCCTCACCGTTGTCCTGCTGGCTCTGGTGACGCTGACGATGTACCGCTCGGCGGTGGTACCGGCACTGCTGCTGAACGCCACGTTCGCCCTGCTCATCTCGCCGACGTCGTGGTCGCACCACTGGGTCTGGATCGCTCCGGCGCTGTTCACCACTGCCGCCTACGTGGTGCTCAGGCGCCGGGCGGTTTGGCTCGCCGTCACCGGGGTGGCCGCCACGATCTTCGTCGCGGCGCCGTTCCGGTACTTCCCCGCCTTCGATCGGCCGGGCCAGACCTGGACGACCACACAGCAGTGGCTGGGGAACTGTTACGTCGTCGCAGGCCTGGTCTTCGTCGTCGTCGCGGCCGTCGTCGCGCTGCGGAAAGGATCTCGATGCTCGACCTGA
- a CDS encoding SDR family NAD(P)-dependent oxidoreductase, which produces MLDLSDTTTLVTGGSGGIGHGIALRFAEAGSAVAVHYHRDEASALAVVERIRNAGGTAKTFSADLTDDGECRRLVATAAAWTGRLDTVVNNAGVQPIEPLPGMSAESWRAVLDANLTSAFSCTQAAAEVMDGGSVIHIASIEAANPAPGHAHYSSAKAALVMHARAAALEYGPRGLRVNAVSPGLIDRPGLGETWPEGVRRWKQAAPLGRLGTPGDIANACLFLASPLAAWITGHNLTVDGGVSAHPTW; this is translated from the coding sequence ATGCTCGACCTGAGCGACACCACGACTCTGGTCACCGGAGGCAGCGGCGGCATCGGTCACGGCATCGCCCTGCGCTTCGCCGAAGCGGGCAGCGCCGTCGCCGTGCACTACCACCGCGACGAAGCCTCCGCGCTCGCCGTCGTCGAGCGGATCCGGAACGCGGGCGGCACCGCCAAGACGTTCTCCGCCGACCTCACCGACGACGGCGAATGCCGGCGTCTCGTGGCCACCGCCGCGGCATGGACCGGGCGGCTGGACACGGTGGTCAACAACGCCGGCGTACAGCCGATAGAGCCCTTGCCGGGCATGTCCGCGGAAAGCTGGCGCGCCGTCCTCGACGCGAACCTCACCAGCGCGTTCTCCTGCACACAGGCCGCCGCCGAGGTGATGGACGGCGGCAGCGTCATCCACATCGCTTCGATCGAAGCGGCCAATCCCGCGCCAGGACACGCGCACTACAGCAGCGCGAAGGCCGCCCTGGTCATGCACGCCCGCGCCGCCGCGCTCGAATACGGGCCGCGAGGCCTGCGCGTCAACGCCGTCTCTCCCGGCTTGATCGACCGCCCAGGCCTCGGCGAAACCTGGCCGGAAGGCGTCCGCCGCTGGAAACAGGCCGCACCCCTCGGCAGGCTCGGCACCCCCGGCGACATCGCGAACGCCTGCCTGTTCCTCGCCTCGCCGCTCGCGGCGTGGATCACCGGGCACAACCTGACCGTGGACGGCGGCGTCTCCGCTCATCCCACTTGGTGA
- a CDS encoding HNH endonuclease signature motif containing protein, which produces MASDDAPQKTSTEWWRVDTATLHARKQELEVLKRRADAEQNAILAEINSRGVRGCSGHSTLAALIFEDFLVTDKEASARADRVLALHPGPSIGGDPEPPLAPLTAEAAAEGAIGGSQIDAIIRTLARIPSTVPEEDVRAGEAILVELARRAGPRQIARAGRRLLDELDPDGKEPRNEDPKDTRPELRFVKHRDGTLGLKGTLDLETYARLKSDLDPMAKPHKAIDGVRDPRTQDERYGDAFTDYVRLKTTSRNLPGQAGEATHILVTMSYDDLIRDIGEAHLDLVGPISATDARILACDARVRPGVLGTAGEPLDIGRSKRTVSLAQKYALTLRDGGCAFPGCDMPVPRCTAHHIVFWRHHGETKIDNLVLLCTKHHRLIHHSEWKVHIAQDGLPEFTPPSYLDPTGTSRRNTMHLRT; this is translated from the coding sequence GTGGCCAGCGACGATGCACCCCAGAAGACGTCCACCGAGTGGTGGCGCGTCGACACCGCGACGCTGCATGCCCGCAAACAAGAACTGGAAGTCTTGAAGCGACGGGCGGATGCGGAGCAGAACGCGATCCTGGCGGAAATCAATTCCCGCGGGGTACGCGGATGCAGCGGGCATTCGACCTTGGCGGCATTGATATTCGAGGACTTCCTCGTGACCGACAAGGAAGCCTCCGCCCGCGCCGACCGCGTCCTGGCGTTGCATCCCGGCCCGTCCATCGGCGGAGACCCCGAACCACCCCTGGCGCCGTTGACCGCCGAGGCCGCTGCGGAGGGCGCGATCGGCGGGTCGCAGATCGACGCCATCATCCGCACCCTCGCCCGTATCCCGTCCACCGTCCCGGAAGAAGACGTGCGGGCGGGGGAAGCGATCCTGGTCGAGTTGGCCCGCCGCGCCGGACCCCGGCAGATCGCCCGCGCCGGACGGCGCCTGCTCGACGAACTCGACCCCGACGGGAAAGAACCCCGTAACGAGGACCCGAAAGACACTCGGCCGGAGCTGCGGTTCGTCAAGCACCGCGACGGCACCCTCGGCCTGAAAGGCACCCTCGACCTGGAAACCTACGCCCGGTTGAAATCCGACCTGGACCCGATGGCCAAACCCCACAAAGCCATCGACGGCGTCCGGGACCCCCGCACCCAAGACGAACGCTACGGAGACGCCTTCACCGACTACGTCCGGTTGAAAACCACCAGCCGCAACCTCCCCGGCCAAGCAGGCGAAGCCACCCACATCCTCGTCACCATGTCCTACGACGACCTCATCCGCGACATCGGCGAAGCCCACCTGGACCTCGTGGGGCCGATCAGCGCCACCGACGCCCGCATCCTCGCCTGCGACGCCCGCGTCCGACCCGGCGTCCTCGGCACCGCCGGAGAGCCCTTGGACATCGGCCGGTCCAAACGCACCGTGTCCCTCGCCCAGAAATACGCGCTCACCCTCCGCGATGGCGGCTGCGCCTTCCCCGGCTGCGACATGCCCGTACCGCGCTGCACCGCACACCACATCGTCTTCTGGCGACACCACGGCGAAACCAAAATCGACAACCTCGTCCTGCTCTGCACCAAACACCACCGCCTCATCCACCACAGCGAATGGAAAGTCCACATCGCCCAAGACGGACTGCCAGAGTTCACCCCGCCTAGCTATCTCGACCCCACCGGGACATCGAGACGGAACACCATGCACCTCAGGACATAG